A single window of Candidatus Baltobacteraceae bacterium DNA harbors:
- a CDS encoding hotdog domain-containing protein, giving the protein MSAKLDIGRTFSRQSRVEEWMTAEKAGNKGADVLSTPMLVQLIEEAAMACVAPALAADEITLGTHIDLEHHKPVPVGFIVRTEVEVVLVDGPRISFAVAVFDEQEAVAEGTHERYVIDRAKFRAKLEDKLA; this is encoded by the coding sequence ATGAGCGCGAAACTCGATATCGGGCGCACCTTTAGCAGGCAGAGCCGCGTCGAAGAGTGGATGACCGCCGAGAAGGCCGGCAACAAAGGTGCGGACGTCCTCTCCACCCCGATGCTGGTCCAACTGATCGAAGAAGCCGCAATGGCCTGCGTCGCGCCCGCCTTGGCGGCCGACGAGATCACCCTCGGGACCCATATCGACCTGGAGCACCACAAGCCGGTGCCCGTTGGATTCATCGTGCGGACCGAGGTTGAGGTGGTCTTGGTGGACGGGCCGCGGATCAGTTTTGCCGTCGCCGTGTTCGACGAACAAGAGGCCGTAGCCGAGGGAACGCACGAGCGGTACGTTATCGATCGAGCAAAATTTCGCGCAAAGCTTGAAGATAAGCTCGCTTAA